The Morganella morganii sequence AAAATATGGCTGATGCCGGGATGGCGGCTGAGCATCGGTGCTGTTTCCTGATACAGCAGGACATCAACCTCAGCATCCGGGTAATTCGCTTTCAGAGTATTAATCACCGGCGTTATCAGCAGCATATCGCCGTGATGACGGAGTTTTATTACTAAAATACGCTGTACCGGCGCTGATGCTGTTTGCATAAGAGTTCCATTTGGGTCAGACAGAAATCAGGGAATAAGGTGTATCAATCTCTGAGGCACAGATTACCACAAATCGTTCCCGGCAGTATTAACAGATAGCGCAGTGTGTTGTGCCGGGCAGCGGGGATCCCGCCGTCAGCGACGCCGGGTTTATGCTTTTTAATGCGCTATTCGTGTTAGTTTTATGCTACTATTGCCGCAATCTTATCTGCGAAACTGATAAAATGTTACTGCGTGTATACCAGGTTCTGCTTTACCTGATCCAACCTCTTATCTGGTTACGTCTGTTATGGCGCAGCCGCCGCTCCCCGGCCTACCGCAGACGCTGGGGCGAACGTTATGGTTTCTGTAAAGGAAAAACCGGCACCGGCGGTATCATCCTGCACTCGGTTTCTGTCGGCGAAACACTCGCCGCAGTGCCGCTGGTCCGAGCATTGCGCCACCATTATCCGACGTTACCTATCACTGTCACCACTATGACACCGACCGGCTCAGAGCGGGTTTTATCAGCATTAGGTGATGATGTTTATCACGTCTATCTGCCTTACGACTTGCCGGGGTCAATGAAACGGTTTTTCAATACTGTTCAGCCGAAACTGGTGATCGTGATGGAAACCGAACTGTGGCCAAACATGATAACCGAGCTGCACCGCCGGAAAATTCCGCTGGTGATCGCCAATGCCCGCCTGTCAGCGCGCTCGGCCGCCGGTTATAAGAAAGCAGGCAGTTTCGTAAAAACCATCCTGAACCGGATCACCCTGGTGGCCGCGCAGAATCAGGAAGACGGGGAACGCTTTATTGAGCTCGGCCTGCGCCGCCAGCAACTGCATGTGACCGGCAGCCTGAAGTTCGATATTTCTGTCACACCGGAACTGGCCGCCAAAGCCGTCACACTGCGCCGTCAGTGGGCTGCCCGCCGTCCGGTCTGGATCGCAACCAGCACTCATGAAGGCGAAGAGGAAATTATCCTCAGTGCCCATAAAACCCTGCTGAACCACTTTCCGAACCTGCTGCTGATCCTGGTGCCGCGCCATCCGGAACGGTTTGCCAAAGCAAGGGAACTGACCGAAAAAGCCGGTCTGACCTACGTCATGCGCAGCAGCAACACGATTCCTTCACCGGAAACACAGGTGGTGGTCGGAGACACTATGGGTGAACTGATGCTGCTGTACGGACTGGCAGATATCGCGTTTGTCGGCGGCAGCCTGGTTGAACGCGGCGGACATAACCCGCTGGAAGCTGCCGCGCACGCCCTGCCGGTACTGATGGGACCGCACACCTTCAACTTCAAAAATATCTGCGGCAAATTACAGCAGGCCGATGCCCTGCTGACAGTCACCGATGAACAGAGTCTGAGTGACGCTGTCAGTAATCTGCTCAATGATGAGGATTACCGGCTGTACTGCGGACGGCACGCCGCTGAGGTACTTCATGAAAATCAGGGCGCACTGCACCGTCTGATGCAACTGCTCGGGCCTTATCTGCCACCGCGGAGCCACTGATGACAGATAAAAAACGTCTCTCCGTTGTGATGATCAGTAAAAACAATGCCGATGTTATCGGTGATTGCCTGAACTCTGTTCAGGGACTGGCGGATGAAATCATTGTGCTCGATTCCGGCAGTCAGGACGACACACTGACCATCGCCCGTAATGCCGGGGCTCAGGTATATGAAAACCGGGAGTGGCCGGGCTTCGGCCGTCAGCGGCAGATTGCCCAGCAGTATGCCACCGGGGATTATATCCTGATGCTCGATACTGATGAGCGGGTTACGCCGGAGCTGAAACAATCCATTGAACAGGTACTTACCGCGCCGCAGAAAAATACAGTTTATCGTTTTGCCCGCCGTAATCTGTTTCTCGGGCGTTTTATGAAACACAGCGGCTGGTATCCGGATCATGTCCTGCGGTTATATCCCCGTGAGCAATATCAGTACAACTGCAATGCAGTTCATGAATCTCTGGAGACACAGGGTGCCAATGTCATCACACTGAAAGGGGATGTCTTACACCTGACCTGCCGCGATTTACCGGAGTTTCAGCAAAAGCAGCTGCGCTATGCTGCTGACTGGGCAAAAGCCCGTCATCTGGCCGGTAAACGCTGCTCTTTCCTCTCTGTTCTGACTCACACCGCCGGTGCGTTCTGTAAAACCTGGCTGCTGAGAGCCGGATTCCTGGATGGTAAACAGGGGCTTATCCTTGCATTTGTGAACGCACAATATACCTTTAATAAATACGCCACTTTGTGGTCCGTCAGTAACAACGATGAGTCAGCATCATGAAAACACGCGCAATCTATCCCGGCACTTTTGACCCGATTACCTGCGGACATATCGATATTCTTGAGCGCGCCTCAAAAATGTTTGATCACATTCTGCTGGCGATCGCCAACAGCAGCCGTAAAAATCCGATGTTTACCCTCGATGAGCGGGTTGCACTGGCCAAAGACGTGTGTTCTCACATCCCGAATGTGGAAGTAATGGGGTTTTCTGAGCTGATGGCGAATTTTGCCAAAAAGCAAAATGCCAATGTGCTGATCCGGGGTGTCCGGTCTGTTGCTGACTTTGAATATGAATGGCAGCTGGCAAATATGAACCGCCATTTTGCGCAGGATCTCGAGAGTGTTTTCCTCCTGCCATCGCAGAATCTCTCTTTTGTTTCTTCATCCCTGATTAAAGATGTGGCCCTGCACGACGGTGATGTCTCTGCATTTTTGCCGGAGTCCGTCGCACAGGCGATGATGCAAAAACTCGGTAAGGCGTAATCAGTGCTGACAGGCGGGGCAGAAAAACGTGCTCCGCTGACCGACTTTCACCACTTCAATCTTCTGTCCGCAGTTTGCACAGCACTCTCCCTGTTTTCCGTACACAAACAGTTCCTGAGCAAAATAACCGGGTTTTCCGTCCGACTGTAAAAAATCTTTCAGCGTGGTACCACCCTGTCTGATGGATTCCGTCAGCACCTGCTTTATGGTGGCAACCAGGCGGGCAACCTCATCTTCAGTCAGATCTTTGGCAGGACGCAACGGATGAATGCGGGATAAAAAGAGGGATTCATTAGCATAAATATTCCCCACCCCCACCACAATTTTATTATCCATCAGCCAGCTTTTGACTGGTGTGTTTCGTTTGCGGGATTTGGCGAACAGATACGCGGCGTCAAAATCATCACTCAGCGGCTCCGGCCCCAAATTCGCCAGTACCGGACAGGTTGCCAGATCATCTGCCCACAACCAGGCACCAAAACGGCGCGGGTCGGTATAGCGCAGAATTTTACCGTCACCGAGCACCATATCCACATGGTCGTGTTTCTCTTCCGGCGTTTCTTCCAAAAGAATACGTAAACTGCCGGACATTCCCAGATGAATGATAATCCACCCTTCCGGCAACTCAATCAGCAGATATTTCGCACGGCGCTGCACACTGAGCACCGGCCGGTCACTCAGGCGCTCAATCTGCTCTGACACCGGCCAGCGCAGCCGCCGGTTCCGGACTTCAACATAACGCACTGTATTACCGACCAGATGCGGCTCAATGCCGCGCCGGCTGGTTTCGACCTCGGGTAATTCCGGCACAGATACCTCCTCAGCGATCAATCGGCAGCGGCTGTTCTGCGGTATCTTCTTTACCGCCGGTCACCAGGGCCACTGCAATACACAGGAGATAAACAGTAATACTCTCACGACTGAAGAACAAGACATCTGTCAGACCATAACCGGCCAGGCATAATGTAATCATTATCAGCAATACGTTCTTATTACGAATACCGGCATACAACAGAGAGAGATAAATCAGCACCAGCAGCACACCACCGATAACCCCCTGCAATGACAACACCTCAATCAGTTCACTGTGCAGATGTATCGTCAGGTAGACAGTGATTGAATCACTGATTGCACCGGCAGCTATTTTTTCTGAAATAAAATCATTACGGGCCTGAAAAGATTCCCCCATCGGGGCATGCTTAAACGCAGATAACCCTGCATACCACATGGTATAACGGTCACCCAGCGATCCCCCCGGCTTTGTCACATCATAACCCTGAGTTTCAGTGATTGCCTCATTAATACGGGATTTATATAAAAACTCATATGATGTACCGGCAAAAATTAGCAGAAGTACCACAACCATGCTTATTTTTTTTATATTCAGGCTCTTCCGGAAAACAATGACAGTATAAAAAACTGAAAGCAGAAGATAAATAGCTATTGCGGCACGGGTTTGTGTCAGAATAATAATCGCATTTGAAACAATCAGATTAGTAAAAAATAATGAAATATTCAGTTTATTTTTCACCCGCGAACAAAAATGAAGGCTGACAAAAAATATCGCACTGATAAAGTATGCAGTTACTGTTGCCCGGTTTGTATCCAGCTCAACTCTGTCTTTATGCAAAACAAAGATATCATAAAGCGCATACAATAAAATATAGAGCGGTAATACCTTAATGACAGATGAAATATATTTGTTACTGAAAAAACACTTCAACTCATTTTTTAATAAAATACAAACACAAAAAATAAATGCTCCGAGTATGATTCTCGATGCTGTGGGAGAGTAGTTTTTATAAATACTCAACCCGTCATCATTCATCAGAAATGACCAGGCAACCCGGGAAATACCAAACAACAGGAACGATACTGCAACAAGCAACACAGCACGGTCACGGAAAAGTGACATTTTTTTGAAAAAGACCAGCCAGAGTGTCACGATAACAGATAAATAACTCAGTATAAAATAAGAGTCCCGTGACAAGGTATCCACGAAAGAAGCAATAACCATTGAGAAAGTCATCAGCATACCAATGAGAATTGGTAATGTTCTGCTTGTGAACATTTAAAAAACTCCTGCTGATTTTATTTTTAAAAACATAATTTTTCTGCTTAATCTTACTTTAGAGCTGAACAGAAAGCGGAATATTTTAATATTATTAAACCGATCCATAACAAAATGGGGAAGCTTACGTTTATTATTTCTTGATAAATAATCAGAACATACTTTAACGAACAACCCTTCAAACATCACTTTTTCATTTTTATTTTTTACAAAGAAGCTTTCCATTGATAAAACAATTTGCAGGAAAAGAACGGTTTTATTCATACTTTTCTCTGTGGATAAGCTGCCGCGATGTTTATAGTAGCAATAAATCTGAGTATCTGTGATCAGAATATTCTGAGCAGCGCAAATAACATTTGCTGTAATAACCACATCTTCATAGCAATAAATTTCAGGGAACATATCATCTGTCAGGATATCCCTGCGGATAAACCGGCCGAGTAAATGACCTTTTACCGTCTTATGTTCCAGATAGAGTTCTTTTAACCTGTCCTGAGTGATTGATACTACAGGTTTATCCTCAATTTCTAATACCGGATTACGATCATGATGTTCATCCAGACGGGTTATCAGCAGATCAAACGGATGCTCCCGCATAATGTCCATAACCCGGCTCAGTGCACCATTTTTCAGCATATCATCACTGTCTAACGCTGTGATATATTCGCCGCGGGATAATGAATATGCATAATGGCGGACTTTCCCGACATTAGAAAAGTTAACTGTTTCAACGACTTTAATAAAGTTTCGTGGCTGATAATGGTTGATAAGATCCAGCGATTTATCGGTGGAGCCATCATTAATAATGATCGCTTCAACCTGCTCCGGAGAACCATTCTCATTCAGGGCATTATCCAGACTCTCTAACGCGGCCAAGATTGATGACTCCGCATTATGTACTGCAATCATGACCGAAATAACCGGGTTACTCATATCATATTCC is a genomic window containing:
- the waaA gene encoding lipid IV(A) 3-deoxy-D-manno-octulosonic acid transferase gives rise to the protein MLLRVYQVLLYLIQPLIWLRLLWRSRRSPAYRRRWGERYGFCKGKTGTGGIILHSVSVGETLAAVPLVRALRHHYPTLPITVTTMTPTGSERVLSALGDDVYHVYLPYDLPGSMKRFFNTVQPKLVIVMETELWPNMITELHRRKIPLVIANARLSARSAAGYKKAGSFVKTILNRITLVAAQNQEDGERFIELGLRRQQLHVTGSLKFDISVTPELAAKAVTLRRQWAARRPVWIATSTHEGEEEIILSAHKTLLNHFPNLLLILVPRHPERFAKARELTEKAGLTYVMRSSNTIPSPETQVVVGDTMGELMLLYGLADIAFVGGSLVERGGHNPLEAAAHALPVLMGPHTFNFKNICGKLQQADALLTVTDEQSLSDAVSNLLNDEDYRLYCGRHAAEVLHENQGALHRLMQLLGPYLPPRSH
- a CDS encoding glycosyltransferase family 2 protein, translating into MTDKKRLSVVMISKNNADVIGDCLNSVQGLADEIIVLDSGSQDDTLTIARNAGAQVYENREWPGFGRQRQIAQQYATGDYILMLDTDERVTPELKQSIEQVLTAPQKNTVYRFARRNLFLGRFMKHSGWYPDHVLRLYPREQYQYNCNAVHESLETQGANVITLKGDVLHLTCRDLPEFQQKQLRYAADWAKARHLAGKRCSFLSVLTHTAGAFCKTWLLRAGFLDGKQGLILAFVNAQYTFNKYATLWSVSNNDESAS
- the coaD gene encoding pantetheine-phosphate adenylyltransferase, encoding MKTRAIYPGTFDPITCGHIDILERASKMFDHILLAIANSSRKNPMFTLDERVALAKDVCSHIPNVEVMGFSELMANFAKKQNANVLIRGVRSVADFEYEWQLANMNRHFAQDLESVFLLPSQNLSFVSSSLIKDVALHDGDVSAFLPESVAQAMMQKLGKA
- the mutM gene encoding bifunctional DNA-formamidopyrimidine glycosylase/DNA-(apurinic or apyrimidinic site) lyase — its product is MPELPEVETSRRGIEPHLVGNTVRYVEVRNRRLRWPVSEQIERLSDRPVLSVQRRAKYLLIELPEGWIIIHLGMSGSLRILLEETPEEKHDHVDMVLGDGKILRYTDPRRFGAWLWADDLATCPVLANLGPEPLSDDFDAAYLFAKSRKRNTPVKSWLMDNKIVVGVGNIYANESLFLSRIHPLRPAKDLTEDEVARLVATIKQVLTESIRQGGTTLKDFLQSDGKPGYFAQELFVYGKQGECCANCGQKIEVVKVGQRSTFFCPACQH
- a CDS encoding O-antigen ligase family protein; protein product: MFTSRTLPILIGMLMTFSMVIASFVDTLSRDSYFILSYLSVIVTLWLVFFKKMSLFRDRAVLLVAVSFLLFGISRVAWSFLMNDDGLSIYKNYSPTASRIILGAFIFCVCILLKNELKCFFSNKYISSVIKVLPLYILLYALYDIFVLHKDRVELDTNRATVTAYFISAIFFVSLHFCSRVKNKLNISLFFTNLIVSNAIIILTQTRAAIAIYLLLSVFYTVIVFRKSLNIKKISMVVVLLLIFAGTSYEFLYKSRINEAITETQGYDVTKPGGSLGDRYTMWYAGLSAFKHAPMGESFQARNDFISEKIAAGAISDSITVYLTIHLHSELIEVLSLQGVIGGVLLVLIYLSLLYAGIRNKNVLLIMITLCLAGYGLTDVLFFSRESITVYLLCIAVALVTGGKEDTAEQPLPIDR
- a CDS encoding glycosyltransferase family 2 protein, yielding MSNPVISVMIAVHNAESSILAALESLDNALNENGSPEQVEAIIINDGSTDKSLDLINHYQPRNFIKVVETVNFSNVGKVRHYAYSLSRGEYITALDSDDMLKNGALSRVMDIMREHPFDLLITRLDEHHDRNPVLEIEDKPVVSITQDRLKELYLEHKTVKGHLLGRFIRRDILTDDMFPEIYCYEDVVITANVICAAQNILITDTQIYCYYKHRGSLSTEKSMNKTVLFLQIVLSMESFFVKNKNEKVMFEGLFVKVCSDYLSRNNKRKLPHFVMDRFNNIKIFRFLFSSKVRLSRKIMFLKIKSAGVF